One region of Halohasta litchfieldiae genomic DNA includes:
- a CDS encoding ubiquitin-like small modifier protein 1: MHWKLFADLAEITGQGEVDVTVGSDEPTIADALGALIERYPELEPRIYTDDGEIESHLNLLLNGENVSGDSRLSTPVSSNDELALFPPVSGG, encoded by the coding sequence ATGCACTGGAAGCTGTTTGCGGATCTCGCCGAAATTACGGGGCAAGGTGAGGTCGACGTGACTGTCGGAAGCGACGAGCCAACCATCGCCGACGCGCTCGGCGCGCTGATCGAGCGCTACCCCGAACTGGAGCCGCGTATTTATACCGACGACGGCGAGATCGAGTCTCATCTGAATTTGCTTCTCAATGGCGAGAACGTAAGCGGCGATAGCAGGCTGTCGACGCCCGTCAGTAGCAACGACGAACTGGCACTCTTTCCCCCTGTCAGCGGCGGGTAG
- a CDS encoding DEAD/DEAH box helicase: MTGDNSGDDVDAGEDVGTDAGTDGDVDDSGDLQDREPEAFSLDDFYTAVDAEQRPVLTTEQVARRLDLTQAAASEGLQSLAAAADLETVIHEGEPVAWYPTEIRDLAARERIVLFPTRREVVVDQPTQYTRAHLSQFAHLVDSTGSEPGSRGYLYRIRQEDIWAAPFDDLDGLLASMRSVFPRRSTHLEEWVESQWSRAHQFTLRTHEDGYTVLEAATEDLMGNVARQKLSEDQLRAPMSDTESWVNADEVASVKRVLYEAGYPVVDERDLDTGDPIEVDLTATLREYQQSWVDTFLDQKAGVYVGPPGSGKTIAAIATIAAVGGETLILVPSRELAAQWREALTSESTLTDDQIGEYHGGQKNIRPVTIATYQTAGMDRHRQLFDSRKWGLIVYDEVQHIPSRVFRRSADLQASHRLGLSATPVREDDKEKEIFTLIGPPIGTDWAELFDAGFVAEPEVEIRYVPWRDEMARNEYVSADGQERYQLAAMNPAKIAEIRYLCETHPNSKTLIFVDYLDQGKEIAEALDIPFISGETRHYERQQQFEAFRNGELQTLIVSRIADEGIDLPNAELAIVASGLGGSRRQGTQRAGRTMRPVGSAVLYVLATRGTREEDFAQQQMRHLAGKGVRIRETNVSE; encoded by the coding sequence ATGACTGGGGACAACAGCGGGGACGATGTCGACGCAGGCGAGGATGTCGGTACTGACGCGGGCACCGATGGGGATGTCGACGATTCCGGCGATCTCCAAGACCGAGAGCCGGAGGCGTTCTCGCTTGACGACTTTTATACGGCAGTCGACGCCGAGCAGCGGCCGGTACTCACTACCGAGCAGGTCGCCCGTCGACTCGATCTGACGCAGGCGGCGGCCAGCGAGGGGCTCCAGTCGCTCGCCGCAGCCGCCGACCTCGAAACGGTCATCCACGAGGGCGAGCCAGTGGCGTGGTATCCCACCGAGATCCGGGATCTGGCCGCCCGCGAGCGGATCGTCCTGTTTCCGACCCGGCGGGAGGTCGTCGTCGACCAACCCACCCAGTACACTCGCGCCCACCTCTCGCAGTTCGCGCATTTGGTCGACTCGACGGGCTCAGAGCCGGGGAGCCGTGGCTATCTGTACCGCATTCGGCAGGAAGACATCTGGGCCGCGCCGTTTGACGATCTCGATGGCTTGCTGGCGTCGATGCGGTCGGTGTTTCCCCGCCGGTCGACGCATCTCGAAGAGTGGGTCGAATCCCAATGGAGTCGCGCCCACCAGTTCACGCTTCGAACCCACGAGGACGGCTACACGGTTCTCGAAGCCGCAACCGAGGACCTGATGGGCAACGTCGCCCGGCAGAAGCTCTCGGAGGACCAGTTGCGAGCGCCGATGTCGGACACTGAAAGCTGGGTCAACGCCGACGAGGTTGCCTCTGTGAAGCGCGTGCTCTACGAGGCAGGCTACCCGGTCGTCGACGAACGGGACCTCGACACTGGCGACCCCATCGAGGTCGACCTGACGGCCACGCTCCGGGAGTACCAGCAGTCGTGGGTCGACACGTTCCTCGATCAGAAAGCAGGCGTCTACGTCGGCCCGCCGGGCAGCGGGAAGACGATTGCAGCCATCGCCACCATCGCCGCAGTCGGTGGCGAGACGCTCATTTTGGTTCCGAGCCGGGAACTCGCCGCCCAGTGGCGCGAGGCACTAACGAGTGAGTCGACGCTCACTGACGACCAGATTGGCGAGTACCACGGCGGCCAGAAGAACATTCGCCCAGTGACGATTGCGACCTACCAGACTGCCGGGATGGATCGGCACCGACAGCTGTTCGACTCCCGGAAGTGGGGTCTGATTGTCTACGACGAGGTCCAGCATATTCCGAGCCGGGTGTTCCGTCGGAGTGCTGATCTGCAGGCCTCCCATCGGTTGGGACTCAGCGCGACGCCAGTCCGAGAGGACGACAAGGAAAAAGAGATCTTCACGCTGATCGGGCCGCCAATCGGGACCGACTGGGCCGAACTGTTTGACGCCGGATTCGTCGCCGAACCGGAGGTCGAGATTCGGTACGTGCCGTGGCGCGACGAAATGGCCCGCAACGAGTACGTGAGCGCGGATGGCCAAGAGCGGTACCAACTGGCCGCGATGAACCCCGCGAAGATCGCCGAAATCCGGTATTTGTGTGAAACCCATCCCAACTCGAAGACGCTGATCTTCGTCGACTATCTCGACCAAGGCAAAGAAATCGCCGAGGCGCTGGATATTCCGTTCATAAGTGGTGAGACGCGCCACTACGAGCGCCAACAGCAGTTCGAGGCGTTCCGCAACGGTGAGCTACAGACGCTGATCGTGTCGCGAATCGCCGACGAAGGGATCGACCTGCCAAATGCTGAACTGGCGATTGTTGCTTCAGGGCTTGGGGGGTCGCGTCGACAGGGAACCCAGCGGGCGGGCCGAACGATGCGACCGGTCGGGAGCGCGGTGCTGTACGTGCTGGCGACCCGTGGGACCAGAGAGGAGGACTTCGCCCAACAGCAGATGCGGCATCTCGCGGGCAAGGGCGTCAGAATCCGCGAGACAAATGTGAGCGAGTAG
- a CDS encoding pyridoxal-phosphate-dependent aminotransferase family protein: protein MLFTPGPTAVPPEVREAMARQQPNPNIDSGFRDRYNQLCENLQQVYDTSHDVIVPGGEGILGLEAAIASLVAPGDHVCCISNGVYGDGFADFVDNYNGESTLVSAPYDEGYDLAGIETALAAAEDAGEPVSVATLVHCETPTGTLNDLEPVLDLLDKYDVLSVVDAVSSLGGTPVPTDRIDVCLGASQKCFSAPPGLTTAAVSDRAWDAMEERAPTSLYTNLLPWRDVSDGFPYTHLDANVAALDTAVSRLLDEGMESVYKRHEAAAEQCRQRGAELGLDIYPDESRSSPTVTAFHIPGEAQAIQQRIEDEHDIVLATSLGDLADDILRVGHMGYNADVEKVDRVMDAIEASVD from the coding sequence ATGTTATTCACACCGGGGCCGACCGCGGTCCCACCCGAAGTCCGGGAGGCGATGGCCCGCCAGCAGCCGAACCCCAACATCGATTCGGGGTTCCGCGACCGCTACAATCAGCTCTGTGAGAACCTCCAGCAGGTCTACGACACGAGCCACGATGTGATTGTCCCCGGCGGCGAGGGCATCCTCGGCCTTGAGGCCGCCATCGCCTCGCTGGTCGCGCCGGGCGACCACGTGTGCTGTATCTCGAACGGGGTCTACGGCGACGGGTTTGCGGACTTCGTCGACAACTACAACGGCGAGTCGACGCTCGTTTCGGCACCCTACGACGAGGGCTACGACCTCGCTGGCATCGAGACCGCACTCGCGGCGGCCGAAGACGCGGGCGAGCCGGTGTCGGTCGCCACGTTGGTCCACTGCGAGACGCCGACCGGGACGCTCAACGATCTGGAGCCGGTGCTCGATCTGCTGGACAAGTACGACGTACTGAGTGTGGTCGACGCCGTCTCCTCGCTCGGTGGAACACCGGTCCCAACCGACCGAATCGATGTCTGTCTCGGAGCCTCTCAAAAGTGTTTCAGCGCGCCGCCCGGCCTCACCACGGCGGCCGTCAGCGACCGAGCGTGGGACGCAATGGAGGAGCGTGCCCCCACGTCCTTATATACGAACCTGCTTCCATGGCGTGACGTGTCGGATGGCTTCCCGTACACGCATCTCGATGCGAACGTGGCCGCGCTGGATACCGCCGTTTCGCGACTTCTCGATGAAGGAATGGAGTCCGTTTATAAGCGACACGAGGCCGCCGCCGAGCAGTGTCGACAGCGCGGTGCCGAACTCGGACTCGACATTTACCCCGACGAATCCCGCAGTTCGCCGACCGTCACAGCATTCCACATCCCCGGCGAGGCCCAAGCGATTCAGCAGCGCATCGAGGACGAGCACGACATCGTCCTCGCAACAAGTCTCGGCGATCTGGCCGACGATATCCTTCGCGTCGGACATATGGGGTATAATGCAGATGTCGAGAAGGTCGACCGGGTGATGGACGCAATAGAAGCCAGCGTGGACTAG
- a CDS encoding 2Fe-2S iron-sulfur cluster-binding protein — protein MGGSADSTETVRLVIVDGETETELTVERGRVLRDVLQEAGFSPYSRLTKRANCGGRGLCATCGVRVAEDVEPDHWHDRVAERFGYPRLSCQLVVEQDLRVELVEKVVWGSRDK, from the coding sequence ATGGGTGGCTCCGCAGACTCCACGGAGACGGTTCGGCTGGTCATTGTCGACGGTGAGACCGAAACTGAACTCACAGTCGAACGGGGGCGAGTGCTTCGGGATGTGCTTCAGGAGGCTGGTTTTTCGCCGTACAGTCGACTGACCAAGCGCGCCAACTGCGGTGGGCGTGGGCTCTGTGCGACCTGTGGGGTGCGAGTGGCTGAGGATGTGGAGCCGGACCACTGGCATGACCGAGTGGCTGAACGGTTTGGGTATCCGCGACTGTCGTGTCAGCTTGTCGTTGAGCAGGATTTGCGGGTGGAACTAGTGGAGAAGGTGGTGTGGGGAAGTCGAGACAAATAA
- a CDS encoding 6-pyruvoyl trahydropterin synthase family protein, protein MTQRASQEHSLVDRAGERTIHVGRDRPIRISSGHRILHHDGKCSRPHGHNYEISVSISGELTEEGWVVDKGDVTDIIDRWDHRFLLQEGDPLIEAFEDAGDGDAVVVLEAPPTAEVMAVVLENELRAELPDTVTDVSADVSETAELSSCQ, encoded by the coding sequence ATGACTCAGAGAGCATCACAGGAACATTCGCTCGTCGACCGGGCCGGCGAGCGGACGATCCACGTCGGCCGAGACCGGCCGATCCGGATCAGTTCCGGCCACCGAATTCTGCACCACGACGGCAAATGTAGCCGCCCTCACGGCCACAACTACGAGATCTCGGTCTCGATCTCCGGCGAACTCACCGAGGAGGGATGGGTCGTCGACAAAGGCGACGTGACCGATATTATCGACCGCTGGGATCACCGATTCCTCCTGCAGGAGGGCGACCCGCTGATCGAAGCCTTCGAAGACGCTGGCGACGGCGATGCAGTCGTCGTCCTTGAGGCACCGCCGACCGCCGAGGTGATGGCAGTCGTCCTCGAAAACGAACTCCGCGCGGAACTCCCTGACACCGTCACCGACGTCTCGGCCGACGTGAGCGAAACCGCCGAACTGAGCAGCTGCCAGTAA
- a CDS encoding 7-carboxy-7-deazaguanine synthase QueE gives MPVSSELSVDQDSQPDSEGPALPVNELFESLQGEGVLAGVPSIFIRTSGCNLRCWFCDSYHTSWEPTHAWMDLDEVIDRVSEFDANHVVLTGGEPLIHEESIALINRLANRGYHITVETNGTIAPPPGTPIDLASISPKLASSTPTPERPPAGGEEDAVDAEDWQQRHEAGRIDHDELTALIERFPFQLKFVLTGRDDLPEIEDLIADLRAGTETEIADSDVLLMPEGQTRSQLAETRQEVAEVAIESGYRYTPRLHVDLWNDAPET, from the coding sequence ATGCCAGTCAGTTCCGAACTCAGCGTCGACCAAGATAGCCAACCCGATAGCGAGGGGCCAGCCCTGCCGGTCAACGAACTCTTTGAGTCCTTGCAGGGCGAGGGCGTCCTCGCGGGCGTGCCGAGCATCTTCATTCGGACGAGTGGCTGCAATCTCCGGTGTTGGTTCTGCGATTCCTACCATACCTCATGGGAGCCAACCCACGCGTGGATGGACCTCGATGAGGTTATCGACCGCGTCTCGGAGTTCGACGCCAACCACGTCGTGCTCACGGGCGGCGAACCACTGATTCACGAGGAGTCGATAGCCCTCATAAACCGACTCGCCAACCGCGGCTACCACATCACCGTCGAAACGAATGGGACGATTGCGCCGCCGCCCGGAACGCCAATCGATCTCGCCTCAATTAGCCCGAAACTCGCCTCGTCGACGCCCACACCCGAGCGACCACCGGCGGGCGGAGAGGAGGATGCGGTTGATGCCGAGGACTGGCAACAACGCCACGAAGCAGGTCGGATCGATCACGACGAACTCACCGCGCTCATCGAGCGGTTCCCATTCCAACTCAAGTTCGTGCTCACGGGCCGCGATGACCTGCCCGAAATCGAGGACCTGATCGCCGACCTCCGCGCCGGAACCGAGACCGAAATCGCAGACAGTGACGTCCTCTTGATGCCGGAGGGACAGACCCGGAGCCAGCTTGCAGAAACCAGACAGGAAGTCGCCGAGGTCGCCATCGAGTCGGGGTATCGCTACACCCCACGGCTCCACGTCGACCTCTGGAACGACGCCCCCGAAACCTAA
- the queC gene encoding 7-cyano-7-deazaguanine synthase QueC — protein sequence MTESTQGPPTTDTADAPSTDQSTKRAVVLVSGGMDSATTVYEARDRGYELYLLHTSYGQRTESTEYDCARQLADLVDVADFLHIETDHLQQIGGSALTDDEMAVDDADLDSEEIPDTYVPFRNANLLSMAVSFAEANGCEAVFVGAHSEDFSGYPDCRPEFFDAFETMVEVGTKPETEITIEVPFVESTKTEIAERGVDLGVPFEHTWSCYREEEPACGTCDACAFRLQAFQRLGVHDPISYAERPDYTETNS from the coding sequence ATGACAGAATCCACACAAGGTCCACCGACTACCGACACTGCCGACGCACCGTCCACTGATCAGTCCACCAAGCGCGCGGTCGTCCTCGTCTCCGGTGGGATGGACAGCGCGACGACCGTCTACGAGGCCCGCGACCGCGGCTACGAGCTGTACCTCCTCCACACGTCCTACGGCCAGCGAACCGAGTCGACCGAGTACGACTGCGCCCGCCAGTTGGCCGATCTGGTCGACGTCGCGGACTTCCTCCACATCGAAACCGATCACCTCCAGCAGATCGGTGGCTCGGCGCTTACCGACGACGAGATGGCTGTCGACGATGCGGACCTCGACAGCGAAGAAATCCCCGACACCTACGTCCCGTTCCGGAACGCCAACCTGCTGTCGATGGCGGTCTCCTTCGCCGAGGCAAACGGCTGTGAGGCCGTCTTCGTCGGCGCCCACAGCGAGGATTTCTCCGGGTATCCCGACTGTCGACCCGAATTCTTCGATGCGTTCGAGACCATGGTTGAGGTCGGCACCAAACCCGAGACTGAGATCACAATCGAAGTTCCGTTCGTGGAGTCGACCAAAACCGAGATCGCCGAGCGAGGGGTCGACCTCGGCGTTCCGTTCGAACACACCTGGAGCTGTTACCGCGAGGAGGAACCGGCCTGCGGCACCTGTGATGCCTGTGCGTTTCGACTCCAAGCCTTCCAGCGACTCGGCGTCCATGACCCGATTTCGTACGCCGAACGACCTGACTACACAGAGACGAATAGCTGA
- a CDS encoding DHH family phosphoesterase, whose product MSAGAIGSSRSTYAILGCGSVGHAVAEELAEEGNDVLILDKDESRVEALRDQDLNAKLQDISEPEVADVVADRDIILVLASDVEASKAAVSAIRNRGSNQYIVVRASDPVTEEELRNLGSDVVVNPSTVIAESALRSLEAGELQYKARQLADILEATSGRLAILTQDNPDPDSIASATALQSIAAEFGIEADILYDGDIGHQENRAFVNLLGIELLAREEAPDLDEYDRLALVDNMKSGDRSVELDIDILIDHYEPDEDLETEFVDIRTNVSSTSTILTKYLQEFDLSPSETVATALLYGIRAETLDFKRDTTPADLTAAAYLHPFANHDTLEQVESPSMSPETLDVLAEAIQNREVQGSHLFSSAGFIRDRDALEQAAQYLLDLEGITTSAVFGIVDNEIIVAAQSKDIRIDIGSVLKNGFDGIGEVVGHSKQGSVEVPLGIFTGIEASEDNRDTLLQLTEEAVRRKLFEAMGVEGGESTNGS is encoded by the coding sequence ATGAGCGCTGGCGCTATCGGTTCATCACGATCTACCTATGCGATTCTCGGCTGTGGGAGCGTCGGCCACGCAGTCGCCGAAGAGTTGGCCGAGGAGGGCAACGACGTTCTCATCCTCGATAAAGACGAAAGCCGCGTCGAGGCCCTGCGCGATCAGGACCTCAACGCCAAGTTGCAGGACATCAGCGAGCCGGAGGTGGCCGACGTGGTCGCCGACCGGGATATTATCCTCGTGCTCGCCTCGGACGTCGAGGCCAGCAAGGCCGCCGTCTCAGCGATCCGCAACCGCGGCAGCAACCAGTATATCGTCGTCCGCGCTTCCGATCCCGTCACCGAAGAAGAGCTCCGCAACCTCGGCTCGGATGTCGTCGTCAACCCGTCGACGGTCATCGCCGAATCCGCCCTGCGGAGCCTCGAAGCCGGCGAACTCCAGTACAAGGCCCGACAGCTCGCTGACATCCTCGAAGCGACCTCCGGTCGACTCGCTATCCTCACCCAAGACAACCCCGACCCCGACTCGATTGCCAGCGCGACCGCCCTCCAGTCGATTGCCGCGGAGTTCGGCATCGAGGCCGACATCCTCTACGATGGTGATATCGGCCACCAAGAGAACCGCGCGTTCGTCAACCTGCTGGGGATCGAACTGCTGGCCCGCGAGGAGGCCCCGGATCTCGACGAGTACGACCGACTCGCCTTAGTCGACAACATGAAATCCGGCGACCGAAGCGTCGAGTTGGATATCGATATCCTCATCGACCACTACGAGCCCGACGAGGATCTCGAAACCGAGTTCGTCGACATTCGAACCAACGTCTCCTCGACGTCGACCATCCTCACCAAATACCTCCAAGAGTTCGACCTTTCGCCGAGTGAGACGGTCGCCACCGCCCTGCTGTATGGGATTCGGGCCGAAACGCTGGACTTCAAACGGGATACGACGCCCGCCGATCTCACGGCGGCGGCGTATCTCCATCCGTTTGCCAACCACGACACGCTCGAACAGGTCGAGTCGCCCTCGATGTCGCCCGAAACTCTCGACGTGCTGGCCGAAGCGATTCAGAACCGCGAGGTTCAGGGGAGCCATCTGTTTTCGAGTGCGGGCTTCATTCGGGACCGAGATGCCCTCGAACAGGCCGCCCAATACCTGCTTGATCTGGAAGGTATTACGACGAGCGCGGTGTTCGGGATTGTCGACAACGAGATCATCGTCGCCGCCCAATCGAAAGATATCCGGATCGATATCGGCAGCGTCCTGAAAAACGGGTTCGACGGCATCGGCGAGGTCGTCGGTCACTCGAAACAGGGCAGCGTCGAGGTGCCGCTCGGCATCTTCACCGGCATTGAAGCCAGCGAGGACAACCGCGATACGCTGCTGCAGTTGACCGAAGAGGCAGTCCGCAGAAAGCTCTTTGAGGCGATGGGTGTGGAAGGCGGCGAAAGTACGAACGGCTCCTAG
- a CDS encoding PRC-barrel domain-containing protein — MDGTPQEITSLVGREVYSNNGVFVGEVEDVRLNLDQEAVTGLAVGELNAELFSETVSPGEGVIIPYRWVRAVGDVILINDVIERLKQPEDVEEAVV; from the coding sequence ATGGACGGGACCCCACAGGAGATCACGAGCCTCGTCGGACGCGAAGTATACTCGAACAACGGTGTCTTTGTCGGTGAAGTCGAAGACGTGCGCCTCAATCTGGACCAAGAGGCCGTCACCGGGTTGGCGGTCGGCGAACTCAACGCCGAACTGTTTTCCGAGACAGTTTCTCCCGGTGAGGGCGTCATCATCCCCTATCGATGGGTTCGCGCGGTCGGTGACGTGATCCTCATCAACGACGTGATCGAGCGTCTCAAGCAACCCGAAGACGTCGAAGAAGCCGTCGTCTAG
- a CDS encoding FAD-binding and (Fe-S)-binding domain-containing protein, producing MAAPTAGPPADPSVAGDYDYTSDDVDDPELRDALDALVDGDVRFDSYSRQLYATDASAYEVTPIGVVMPTSTDDVAAVMAYCADNEIPVLPRGGGTSLAGQTVNTAVVLDFSKYMDDIVAVDPAAETATAEAGTILGELNAELRPHDLKFAPDPAWGDKSVLGGAIGNNSTGAHSLKYGKTDYYIEEVEAVLADGTVTRFGEIDIRTIMKEADADADEPLPRIYAEVQTILHEDVDEIDARYPDLKRNVSGYNLDMLVDDARGELQLPDQSGPDPTSRPWTVNLARLLAGSEGTLAIITEATVSLEPIPETTAVALLTYDDVLDAVRDVDPILDHNPAAVEVMDDVLLDLARETEEFGPVVDLLPEGTDSVLLVEFYADSTADGKQQVADLIADRVPDATSEVDPTAGAAELTVDAPTARTAMEAYDEETKAKFWKMRKSGLPILLSRTSDAKHIAYIEDTAIPAENLPAFVGDFQEILDEHDTFASYYAHAGPGVLHIRPLVNTKTVDGVETFEQIADEVTDLVVQYGGSVSGEHGDGRARTQWNRKLYGDHLWSVFRDLKTAFDPDWLLNPGNICGDVSMTENLRFDPAYEFDAGFDSKLEWDNENGFQGMAELCHGCGGCRGSQDLTGGVMCPTFRAADEEITSTRGRANMLRQAMSGDLPEDEAFSDEFVTEVLDLCIGCKGCKKDCPSGVDMAKLKVEATHEYHQRHGSSVRDKLFANIESLSSLGSLVAPVANATRKIPGVRTLMEKTVGIAKERSLPTFRYESLEDWFDARGGSTVPQEEANHTAILFPDTYTNYNHPEAGQAAVRVLEAAGVHVTIPTGLGGSGRPPYSKGFIDKARETAQQNVDALAPKIDEGWDVVVVEPSDAVMFQSDYLDLLSGEAVETVAANSYGIMEYLDTFDIDRRLWFREDPETGESLTYHGHCHQKATTKDHHAVGVLRRAGYSVDPLDSGCCGMAGAFGYEAEHYSMSQAIGRILFDQVDDSEGETVVAPGASCRTQLGDRDGEVAEPPHPIEKVEAALD from the coding sequence ATGGCAGCACCGACAGCGGGACCGCCAGCCGATCCCTCGGTCGCTGGCGACTACGATTACACGAGCGACGACGTCGACGACCCGGAGCTGCGGGACGCACTCGACGCCCTCGTCGACGGTGACGTACGCTTCGATAGCTACTCGCGACAGCTGTACGCAACTGACGCCTCGGCCTATGAAGTAACGCCCATCGGCGTCGTCATGCCAACGTCGACCGATGATGTCGCCGCAGTCATGGCCTACTGCGCCGACAACGAGATTCCAGTCCTCCCGCGCGGCGGCGGCACCAGCCTCGCGGGCCAGACGGTCAACACGGCGGTCGTCCTCGACTTTAGCAAATATATGGACGACATCGTTGCGGTCGACCCCGCGGCCGAAACCGCGACCGCCGAAGCCGGAACGATCCTCGGCGAGCTCAACGCCGAACTCCGCCCCCACGATCTCAAATTCGCGCCAGACCCGGCGTGGGGCGACAAAAGCGTGCTTGGCGGCGCAATCGGCAATAACTCGACCGGCGCGCACTCGCTGAAATACGGCAAAACGGACTACTACATCGAAGAAGTCGAGGCCGTCCTCGCCGATGGCACGGTCACGCGGTTCGGCGAGATCGACATCAGAACGATCATGAAGGAGGCTGACGCCGACGCTGACGAGCCACTTCCCCGAATCTACGCCGAAGTACAAACTATTCTCCACGAGGATGTCGACGAGATCGATGCCAGGTATCCCGACCTGAAACGGAACGTCTCGGGCTACAATCTGGATATGTTGGTCGACGACGCCCGCGGAGAACTCCAACTTCCCGACCAGTCAGGGCCGGACCCAACGTCGAGACCGTGGACGGTCAATCTCGCCCGGCTGTTGGCTGGCAGTGAGGGAACGCTCGCGATCATCACCGAGGCGACTGTCTCCTTAGAGCCGATTCCGGAGACGACCGCGGTCGCCCTGCTCACGTATGATGACGTGCTCGACGCCGTCCGAGACGTCGACCCAATCCTCGACCACAACCCCGCCGCAGTCGAGGTGATGGATGACGTCCTGCTGGATCTGGCCCGCGAAACCGAGGAGTTCGGGCCGGTCGTCGACCTGCTGCCGGAGGGCACCGATTCGGTCCTCTTGGTCGAGTTCTACGCCGACAGCACGGCGGATGGCAAACAGCAGGTCGCGGATCTGATCGCTGATCGGGTTCCCGACGCAACGAGCGAGGTCGACCCCACTGCTGGCGCGGCCGAGTTGACTGTCGACGCGCCGACCGCGCGGACGGCGATGGAGGCCTACGACGAGGAGACGAAGGCGAAATTCTGGAAAATGCGGAAATCCGGGCTGCCGATTTTGCTCTCTCGAACGAGCGACGCCAAACACATCGCCTACATCGAGGACACCGCGATTCCGGCTGAGAACCTGCCTGCTTTCGTCGGTGACTTTCAGGAGATCTTAGACGAGCATGACACCTTCGCCAGCTACTACGCCCACGCGGGGCCGGGCGTCCTCCATATCCGGCCACTGGTGAATACGAAAACCGTCGACGGCGTTGAGACGTTCGAGCAGATCGCTGACGAGGTGACCGATCTCGTCGTCCAGTACGGCGGCTCCGTGTCGGGCGAACACGGCGACGGCCGTGCCCGCACTCAGTGGAACCGAAAGCTGTACGGCGACCATCTCTGGTCGGTGTTCCGCGATTTAAAAACCGCCTTCGACCCCGACTGGCTGCTGAATCCGGGCAACATCTGTGGCGACGTCTCGATGACCGAAAATTTGCGGTTCGATCCGGCCTACGAGTTTGATGCCGGCTTCGACTCCAAACTGGAGTGGGACAACGAAAACGGGTTTCAGGGAATGGCCGAACTCTGCCACGGCTGCGGCGGCTGTCGCGGCAGTCAGGACCTCACCGGCGGCGTGATGTGCCCGACGTTTCGGGCGGCCGACGAGGAAATCACGTCGACCCGGGGGCGAGCGAACATGCTCCGGCAGGCGATGAGTGGTGACTTGCCCGAAGACGAAGCCTTCAGCGACGAGTTCGTCACCGAGGTCTTGGATCTCTGTATCGGCTGCAAGGGCTGCAAGAAGGACTGTCCGAGCGGCGTCGACATGGCGAAACTCAAAGTCGAAGCCACCCACGAGTATCACCAGCGACACGGCTCTTCAGTTCGGGACAAGCTGTTTGCCAACATCGAGTCGCTGTCGTCGCTCGGTAGTCTGGTCGCGCCGGTGGCCAATGCGACCAGAAAGATTCCGGGCGTCCGGACGCTCATGGAAAAGACGGTCGGCATCGCCAAAGAGAGGAGCCTACCAACGTTCCGCTACGAAAGCCTCGAAGACTGGTTCGATGCCCGCGGTGGGTCGACCGTTCCACAGGAGGAGGCCAACCACACCGCGATCCTGTTCCCGGATACCTACACTAACTACAACCATCCCGAGGCTGGACAAGCCGCAGTCCGCGTGCTCGAAGCCGCCGGCGTCCACGTCACGATTCCCACGGGCCTCGGCGGCAGCGGTCGACCACCCTACTCGAAAGGGTTCATCGACAAAGCCCGTGAGACCGCACAGCAGAACGTCGACGCGCTCGCCCCAAAAATCGACGAAGGATGGGACGTGGTCGTGGTCGAACCATCCGATGCCGTGATGTTCCAGTCGGACTATCTCGATCTGCTGTCCGGTGAGGCTGTTGAAACAGTCGCCGCCAACAGCTACGGCATTATGGAGTATCTCGACACATTCGACATCGACAGACGGCTCTGGTTCCGTGAGGACCCCGAAACCGGCGAATCGCTGACCTACCACGGCCACTGCCACCAGAAAGCCACGACGAAAGATCACCACGCCGTCGGCGTCCTCCGGCGGGCGGGCTACAGCGTCGACCCCCTCGATTCGGGCTGTTGTGGCATGGCTGGTGCCTTCGGCTACGAGGCCGAACACTACTCGATGAGTCAGGCGATTGGCCGGATTCTGTTCGACCAAGTCGACGACAGCGAGGGCGAAACCGTCGTCGCGCCCGGAGCCTCCTGTCGGACCCAACTCGGTGACCGGGATGGCGAGGTCGCCGAACCGCCACATCCAATCGAGAAAGTCGAGGCAGCACTCGACTAA